A segment of the Romboutsia sp. 13368 genome:
ATATGGAAAAAGAGTAGTAGTATTTGCTCCTCTTTATGTTAGTGACTATTGTGTAAATAATTGTGTTTATTGTGGTTATAAAAGAGATAACAAGTTTAATAGAAGAAAATTAACTATGGAAGAAGTAGCAGAAGAAGTTAGAATATTAGAGCAGATGGGACATAAAAGATTAGCACTAGAACTTGGTGAAGACCCAGTAAATGCWTCAATAGATTATGTACTAGAATGCTTAGATACAATATACAAAACTCAAAATGCAAATGGAGAAATAAGAAGAGTTAACGTAAATATAGCTGCTACTACTGTAGAAAATTATAAAAAATTACATGAAAAGGGAATAGGGACTTATATATTATTCCAAGAAACATATCACAAAGAAACTTACAATAAAATGCATCCAAAGTCAATAAAAGGAGACTATGAATATCAYTTAACTGCATTTGATAGAGCTATGGAAGCTGGAATTGATGATGTTGGAGCTGGAGTTTTATTTGGATTATCTGACCCTAGATTTGAAGTATTAGCACTTATGATGCATAATGCWCATYTAGAAGAAAANNNNNNNNNNNNNNNNNNNNNNNNNNNNNNNNNNNNNNNNNNNNNNNNNNNNNNNNNNNNNNNNNNNNNNNNNNNNNNNNNNNNNNNNNNNNNNNNNNNNNNNNNNNNNNNNNNNNNTATTAAGAATTGCAGTACCATTTACAGGGCTTATAYTTTCAACTAGAGAAACTCCTTCAATGARAAGAGAGTTATTAAAATATGGTGTAAGTCAAATATCAGCAGNNNNNNNNNNNNNNNNNNNNNNNNNNNNNNNNNNNNNNNNNNNNNNNNNNNNNNNNNNNNNNNNNNNNNNNNNNNNNNNNNNNNNNNNNNNNNNNNNNNNNNNNNNNNNNNNNNNNNNNNNNNNNNCAAGTTATTGTACAGCATGTTATAGAAAAGGAAGAACTGGAGATAGATTTATGTCTCTTGCAAAATCAGGAAACATAAAATATGTATGTGAACCTAATGCTATTATGACATTACTTGAGTTTACTTTAGATTATGGTGATAAAGAGCTATATGATAAAGCTCAAGAAATAATAAATGCTGAAGTTGAAAATATAAAAAGAGAAGATATAAAGAACTTAACTAAAAAAAGTTTAGAAAAAATGAAAAAAGGCGAAAGAGACTTTTATTTATAATTACTTTAGGAGGAACAGTACTCCAAATGCAAATAGAAAACATATAGGAATTTACGGAAATACAAATAGTGGTAAATCATCTCTTATGAATACTATATTAGGCCAAGAAATATCATTAGTATCTAATATAGAAGGAACTACTACTGACCCTGTTCAAAAAGCTATGGARCTTATACCATATGGACCAGTTTTATTAATAGATACAGCAGGGCTTGAAGATAAAACAGAACTAGGAGCTTTAAGAATAAAGAAAAGTTATGAGTTTTTAAAAAGATTAGATTTTGCATTATATGTAATTGACCCAAGTAGTCCTGATTTAGATACATATAAAACTTGGAAAAAGCAAGCTACTAGATACAATGTAGAACATATAACAGTAATAAATAAAATAGATACTGTAAGCAAGGAAGAATTAGAAAATTTATCTAAWRTTAAAGAATTAGAGCMAGCAATGTGTGGAATAGGTCCTTTTATACCTCATAAAGATACACCACTAAGAGATTGTGAGGCAGGTACAACAGAAAAAACAGCAATTCTACTTGCAATAACAAGATTATTATTACCAAAGGTAGTTTTATTAGTTCCTATTGATAGTGAAGCACCTAAAGGAAGAATAATTCTTCCACAAGTACAAGTTATAAGAGATTGTTTAGACCATGGTATAAAAACTTATGTTGTAAGAGATACTGAACTTGAAGAAGCTTTAAATGAGGTTAAAGACGTAGATTTAGTTATAACAGATTCTCAAGCTTTTAAAGAAGTTGAGAGTATTATACCTAAAGATATGAAACTTACAAGTTTTTCAATATTATTTGCTAGACAAAAAGGTGAGTTGGATGAATTCTTAGAAGGAACAAAAAAACTTGATACTTTAAAACCAAATGACAGAATATTAGTCTGTGAAAGTTGTACACATAATATATCTCACGAGGATATAGGTAGAGTAAAAATACCTAATATGCTAAGAAAAATAGCAGGTGGAGACTTAAATATTGATTATATGGTTGGATATGATTTTAAAGAAAATATTGAAGACTATGATTTAGTAATTCACTGTGGTGCATGTATGGTAAATAGAAAAAGTGTACTAAATAAAATAAAGGTATGTAAAGAAAAGAATGTACCTATAACTAACTATGGGATGGTTATAGCTTACTTTACAAAAATACTAGATAGATCAGTTGAGATTTTTAAATAATTTATAAAAAGAATTAAGATATAAACTTTTAAAGATTAGGAGCTATTTTAAATAAGAAGATAGCTTCTTTTTTTGTACAAAATAATAAAATATCATGTAAATCAATATATAATCTAATTAGAGGTGGGAATATTGATATACAAGTCAGGAAAAAATGGATACTACAAATCTTATGAATATGCAAAAACAATACTAAGTAAAATGAATAAAATAATAGCATTTAAAGCATTTAGCACTGAAGAACATGATTATTATGAGGTAATAGACAATCATAGAAATTATTATAATTTAATTTTGTTTGATGAAGAATCAAATGAATATTGGTTTGATACTAACTGTGGTTATAAGGGAATGGGAAGTACTTATAGTGAGAAAATTCTAAGGCTAGTTGGTATTAGAGAAAATTATAATATAGCTTTTGAAAAAGAAATATATGAGTATGATTTATATCTAAATAACAAATTGAATATTTTAATTGTTGAGATTGATTTATGTAATTCTATAGAAAAGTACTTTATAAAGTCTTTAATAAGCTTAGATTTTAAAGATGCTTATTCAAGATATAATACTTTAGATAGATTGAAAGTATTTGGTGTTGTGAAATCTATTAATGATGCTGTAGGTAGTGATTTATATGTAAAGTATTTTGGTAATTGTGACTNNNNNNNNNNNNNNNNNNNNNNNNNNNNNNNNNNNNNNNNNNNNNNNNNNNNNNNNNNNNNNNNNNNNNNNNNNNNNNNNNNNNNNNNNNNNNNNNNNNNNNNNNNNNNNNNNNNNNNNNNNNNNNNNNNNNNNNNNNNNNNNNNNNNNNNNNNNNNNNNNNNNNNNNNNNNNNNNNNNNNNNNNNNNNNNNNNNNNNNNNNNNNNNNNNNNNNNNNNNNNNNNNNNNNNNNNNNNNNNNNNNNNNNNNNNNNNNNNNNNNNNNNNNNNNNNNNNNNNNNNNNNNNNNNNNNNNNNNNNNNNNNNNNNNNNNNNNNNNNNNNNNNNNNNNNNNNNNNNNNNNNNNNNNNNNNNNNNNNNNNNNNNNNNNNNNNNNNNNNNNNNNNNNNNNNNNNNNNNNNNNNNNNNNNNNNNNNNNNNNNNNNNNNNNNNNNNNNN
Coding sequences within it:
- the hydG gene encoding [FeFe] hydrogenase H-cluster radical SAM maturase HydG, which translates into the protein KKRNGLSYKDIAILLQAEDEKDLQEIYSLAGEIKNDIYGKRVVVFAPLYVSDYCVNNCVYCGYKRDNKFNRRKLTMEEVAEEVRILEQMGHKRLALELGEDPVNASIDYVLECLDTIYKTQNANGEIRRVNVNIAATTVENYKKLHEKGIGTYILFQETYHKETYNKMHPKSIKGDYEYHLTAFDRAMEAGIDDVGAGVLFGLSDPRFEVLALMMHNAHLEE
- the hydF gene encoding [FeFe] hydrogenase H-cluster maturation GTPase HydF, giving the protein MYNYFRRNSTPNANRKHIGIYGNTNSGKSSLMNTILGQEISLVSNIEGTTTDPVQKAMELIPYGPVLLIDTAGLEDKTELGALRIKKSYEFLKRLDFALYVIDPSSPDLDTYKTWKKQATRYNVEHITVINKIDTVSKEELENLSXXKELEXAMCGIGPFIPHKDTPLRDCEAGTTEKTAILLAITRLLLPKVVLLVPIDSEAPKGRIILPQVQVIRDCLDHGIKTYVVRDTELEEALNEVKDVDLVITDSQAFKEVESIIPKDMKLTSFSILFARQKGELDEFLEGTKKLDTLKPNDRILVCESCTHNISHEDIGRVKIPNMLRKIAGGDLNIDYMVGYDFKENIEDYDLVIHCGACMVNRKSVLNKIKVCKEKNVPITNYGMVIAYFTKILDRSVEIFK